From a single Anaerolineaceae bacterium oral taxon 439 genomic region:
- a CDS encoding hypoxanthine phosphoribosyltransferase, which translates to MYSPEDVLAEVLIDEETLQRRIKELGAEISRDYAGEEILFICILRGGVVFLIDLMREVSVPNKIEFMAVSSYGAGIRESSGNVRITYDLNTPIQGLNVIIVEDIIDSGQTLNAVINVLSTRNPKSLCVCTILDKPTRREVEIPVKYCGFHIPDKFVYGYGLDLDDYYRNLKYIGVVDLEKLEELKEKGK; encoded by the coding sequence ATGTATTCACCAGAGGACGTTTTAGCCGAGGTATTGATCGACGAGGAAACGCTCCAACGTCGGATTAAGGAGCTTGGTGCGGAGATTTCGCGCGATTACGCCGGGGAAGAAATCTTATTTATATGTATTCTGCGCGGCGGCGTTGTTTTTTTGATCGACCTGATGCGGGAAGTGTCCGTTCCGAATAAAATCGAATTTATGGCGGTGTCCTCCTACGGCGCGGGTATACGCGAGTCTTCCGGGAACGTTCGAATTACCTATGACTTAAACACCCCGATCCAGGGACTTAATGTTATCATTGTAGAAGACATTATTGACAGCGGGCAAACGCTGAACGCGGTGATTAACGTGCTGTCGACGCGAAATCCGAAAAGTCTTTGCGTTTGTACGATTCTGGATAAACCGACCCGCCGTGAAGTCGAAATTCCGGTTAAATACTGCGGTTTCCATATTCCGGACAAATTTGTATATGGCTATGGACTGGATTTAGACGATTATTACCGGAACCTGAAGTATATTGGCGTCGTTGATCTGGAGAAGCTGGAAGAGTTAAAAGAAAAGGGAAAATGA
- a CDS encoding thymidine kinase: MAEKQIAPIEVICGPMFCGKTEELIRRLRRAVIARNKVQVFKPIIDDRYVVERVHSHGGIEIDALPIDKIGDLFQYLSPDTTVIGIDEAQFFDEPIVEIVDRLSGNGIRVILTGLDMDFRGVPFGVMPTLIAKAERVDKLTAICMVCGEPATRTQRIVNGQPADADDPIVIVGADELYEARCRTHHVVHHRNGKSRG; the protein is encoded by the coding sequence ATGGCAGAAAAACAAATTGCGCCAATTGAAGTCATTTGCGGGCCGATGTTTTGCGGAAAGACGGAGGAGCTTATCCGACGGCTTCGCCGCGCCGTTATCGCAAGGAATAAAGTTCAGGTCTTCAAACCGATTATTGACGACCGTTACGTCGTCGAGCGGGTCCATTCGCATGGCGGAATTGAGATCGACGCGCTTCCGATTGATAAAATCGGCGATCTTTTTCAGTATTTATCCCCGGATACGACCGTAATCGGGATCGACGAGGCGCAATTTTTCGATGAGCCGATCGTTGAAATCGTGGATCGGCTATCCGGGAACGGAATTCGCGTGATCCTGACCGGGTTGGATATGGATTTCCGCGGCGTTCCATTCGGCGTCATGCCGACCCTGATCGCGAAAGCCGAGCGTGTCGATAAGCTGACCGCGATCTGCATGGTCTGTGGGGAGCCGGCGACGCGGACGCAGCGGATCGTCAACGGACAGCCGGCGGACGCGGACGATCCGATCGTGATCGTTGGCGCGGACGAATTGTACGAGGCGCGCTGCCGAACGCATCACGTCGTTCATCATCGCAACGGAAAATCGCGCGGCTGA
- a CDS encoding NAD(P)H-hydrate dehydratase: MSELFLLNGYAELNLIISLKSAEVLMEIVTVAEMREIEREGFEAGTSYEAMVDMVGKAVAAEVDRYPRGLRITGLIGKGNNGADTIVALLELKKRGRAVRAILIDERKEDIYEARLRMGCVPTAALGSAEGGTQVRAFLSETDMILDGVFGIGFRPPLPDRCRPLFRMLNARAFPARIIAVDCVSGMNCDSGETDPDALRADQTVAIHAFKLGQLMGSAGAIGGKLSGVRMRLDPELPVYSRIRRRSLTQSWVQARLPERCDVSHKGAFGTVRIFGGCEKYFGAPALAAEAAYRSGAGLVEINSNELVRRCVASRAAEAVWDTISDNAGENRAALERKLPDRENSAWLVGPGLGMGNLSTTFLDVLFDPEILGRIRTPIFDADALNYLSDRREILSRLPSGTILTPHPGEMARLCGCTVADVNRRRIPLAEEKAREWSAIVVLKGAYTVIAAPWGETAVAPFANAALAKAGSGDVLSGTIAGFAAQGSDPFSAAQLGVWFHGSAGEIFRKERAENRTLLAGEIPGLYSSLFSQIASDYQCVG; the protein is encoded by the coding sequence TTGTCCGAATTGTTTTTGCTGAATGGATACGCTGAATTGAACTTAATCATCAGTTTAAAATCCGCGGAGGTGCTCATGGAAATTGTGACGGTTGCAGAAATGCGCGAAATTGAACGGGAAGGTTTCGAGGCGGGAACGAGCTATGAAGCGATGGTCGACATGGTTGGGAAAGCGGTCGCTGCGGAGGTTGATCGGTATCCGCGCGGACTGCGGATTACCGGGCTGATCGGAAAAGGGAATAATGGGGCCGATACGATCGTCGCCTTATTGGAGCTGAAAAAAAGGGGGCGGGCGGTCCGCGCGATTCTGATCGACGAGCGGAAGGAGGACATTTACGAAGCGAGGCTGCGGATGGGCTGCGTCCCGACGGCGGCGCTCGGCAGCGCGGAAGGTGGGACGCAGGTTCGGGCGTTCCTGAGCGAGACAGACATGATCCTTGACGGGGTTTTCGGGATCGGTTTCCGTCCGCCGCTTCCCGATCGCTGTCGACCGCTGTTTCGGATGTTGAACGCGCGGGCGTTCCCGGCACGGATAATCGCGGTCGACTGTGTGTCCGGGATGAACTGCGACAGCGGCGAAACGGACCCGGACGCGCTCCGCGCGGATCAGACGGTCGCGATCCATGCGTTCAAGCTTGGACAGCTGATGGGCAGCGCCGGGGCGATCGGCGGGAAGCTGTCGGGCGTTCGGATGCGTCTCGATCCGGAGCTCCCGGTCTATTCGCGGATTCGGCGCCGCTCCCTGACGCAGAGCTGGGTTCAAGCGCGCCTGCCGGAACGTTGCGACGTTTCGCATAAAGGCGCGTTCGGGACCGTCCGAATTTTTGGCGGATGCGAAAAGTATTTTGGCGCGCCGGCGTTGGCGGCGGAAGCGGCGTACCGCTCCGGGGCAGGGCTGGTCGAGATCAATTCGAACGAGCTGGTACGCCGCTGCGTCGCGTCGCGGGCGGCTGAGGCTGTCTGGGATACGATTTCGGACAACGCGGGTGAAAACCGGGCTGCGCTGGAGCGGAAGCTTCCCGACCGCGAAAATTCGGCATGGCTCGTTGGTCCGGGACTCGGGATGGGGAATTTATCGACGACGTTTCTTGACGTTCTTTTCGATCCGGAAATCCTGGGGCGGATCAGGACGCCGATCTTCGACGCGGACGCGTTGAATTATCTTTCGGATCGGCGCGAGATATTAAGCCGGCTTCCTTCCGGAACGATCCTCACGCCGCATCCGGGCGAAATGGCGCGGCTTTGCGGATGCACGGTCGCAGACGTGAACCGGCGGCGGATCCCGTTGGCGGAGGAAAAGGCGAGGGAATGGAGCGCGATCGTCGTGCTGAAAGGCGCATATACGGTTATCGCCGCGCCATGGGGCGAAACGGCCGTTGCGCCGTTCGCGAACGCCGCGTTGGCAAAGGCGGGGAGCGGGGACGTCCTGAGCGGAACGATCGCGGGTTTCGCCGCGCAGGGCTCCGATCCGTTTTCCGCAGCGCAGCTCGGCGTCTGGTTCCATGGGTCGGCGGGCGAAATCTTCCGAAAGGAACGCGCGGAGAACCGGACGCTTCTGGCGGGGGAAATCCCAGGGCTTTACAGCAGCCTATTCTCTCAAATAGCGAGCGATTATCAGTGTGTTGGCTGA
- a CDS encoding cupin, producing MTSAMIKNFPVAAAVELKDEVVYASGQVVSKTLAQNAAVSVTLFAFDKNEEISTHSSHGDALVLCLDGMGLIRIEDQEFTLSAGQSILMPAEKEHSVFASERFKMLLVVVFPKN from the coding sequence ATGACAAGCGCAATGATTAAGAACTTCCCGGTCGCAGCGGCGGTCGAGCTGAAAGATGAGGTCGTTTACGCGTCGGGACAGGTTGTCAGCAAGACGCTGGCGCAGAACGCGGCCGTTTCGGTTACGTTATTCGCGTTCGATAAAAACGAGGAAATCAGTACGCATTCGTCCCACGGGGACGCACTCGTTCTCTGTCTGGACGGGATGGGGCTGATCCGGATCGAGGATCAAGAGTTTACGTTATCCGCGGGGCAGTCGATCCTGATGCCCGCGGAAAAGGAACATTCGGTTTTCGCTTCGGAACGGTTCAAAATGCTGCTGGTTGTCGTCTTTCCGAAGAATTAA
- a CDS encoding branched chain amino acid aminotransferase: MGKYTFQVTENTAPKPKPDLTDGSKLGFGTYFTDHMFVMDYNDEKGWHGGRIVPYGPFTLDPAAAVLHYAIEMFEGMKAYKSPDGRVLLFRPDMNFKRINTTADRICIPKIDPELMMEAIKAVVDIDRDWIPTAKNTSLYIRPFVFADDPYIGVHPARSYKFAVILSPVGSYYQSDDGELPVTKIFVEDEYSRAMPGGTGFAKIGANYVISLKAQEKAVAAGCSQVLYLDCSEKKYVQEIGTSNAFFVIHNEVVTAPLDGMILPGITRDTILRLLEAWNVPHSERKLSIDEVFSAAKNGTLNESFASGTAAVISPVGAFVWKGETVKVNGGKTGPIAKRLYDEISAIQNGRAKDEFGWTVEVK; the protein is encoded by the coding sequence ATGGGCAAGTATACGTTTCAGGTGACTGAAAATACCGCGCCGAAGCCGAAACCGGACCTGACGGACGGATCGAAGCTCGGATTTGGGACATATTTTACCGATCATATGTTTGTGATGGATTATAACGATGAAAAAGGATGGCATGGCGGGCGGATCGTTCCTTATGGCCCGTTTACGCTGGACCCCGCTGCTGCCGTGCTGCATTACGCGATTGAGATGTTTGAGGGGATGAAGGCCTACAAGTCGCCGGATGGTCGCGTCCTGCTCTTCCGTCCGGACATGAATTTTAAGCGTATCAATACAACTGCCGACCGAATCTGTATTCCGAAGATTGATCCGGAGCTGATGATGGAAGCGATTAAAGCGGTTGTCGATATCGATCGGGACTGGATCCCGACCGCGAAGAATACATCGCTGTATATTCGCCCGTTCGTTTTCGCCGACGATCCGTATATCGGAGTGCATCCGGCGCGCTCATATAAGTTCGCGGTGATCCTGAGTCCGGTCGGATCGTACTATCAATCGGACGACGGCGAGCTTCCGGTGACGAAGATTTTCGTCGAGGACGAATATTCGCGCGCGATGCCCGGCGGAACTGGATTCGCGAAGATTGGCGCGAACTATGTTATCAGCCTGAAAGCGCAGGAAAAAGCCGTCGCCGCCGGCTGCAGCCAGGTTTTGTATCTGGATTGCAGCGAAAAGAAGTATGTCCAGGAAATTGGAACGTCAAATGCGTTTTTTGTGATCCATAACGAGGTCGTTACCGCCCCGCTGGATGGGATGATCCTGCCTGGAATCACGCGGGATACGATTCTACGGCTGCTTGAGGCCTGGAACGTTCCGCATTCCGAACGTAAGCTTTCAATTGACGAAGTATTCAGCGCTGCGAAGAATGGAACGCTGAATGAATCGTTTGCTTCCGGGACTGCTGCCGTGATTTCGCCGGTCGGCGCGTTTGTCTGGAAAGGCGAGACGGTAAAGGTCAACGGCGGAAAGACCGGCCCGATCGCGAAACGTCTCTATGACGAGATCAGCGCGATTCAAAACGGCCGGGCGAAGGACGAGTTCGGCTGGACTGTCGAAGTTAAATAG